TAGAATTGCAGGATGCTTCTGTTGATCTGAGTTTGGAGCATTTTCCAATCTCCCCCCTACTCGGATGATGCCATCGGTGTCTTGATAAGCCACCAACCGAGCAAATGGGTGATCCTTTGGCCATGATGCCTGTTTTGCGAGTAATTGGAGTTCAGAGTAGAAATGAATACGTTGAGTTTCCTTGATGCAGAACTGGAGTGCGCGGTTGATTTCAGTTGATGTGAGTGGACGAGCGAGAGTCGAGTGTGGTATGCGTTTGATTATATCGCGTACCCTCCCACAAATTGCTGTAACTCTGAGCATACGCAATAGTGGGATTGGACGTTCCATAAGTGTCCAAGCCGAGTTGAGTGGTTGAGCCGAAACGTAGAGTGATTTGACTGGAAGTTCTTCCAGGTGAGTATCTGCATCTACATGAATAGGACTGGTTGGCCAGGACGGCGAGTCTTCGAGCAACCATGATGGGCCAGACCACCATAGTTGATGAGTTTTAAGCTGACTGGTTGTCAAGCCTCGAGTTGCACAATCTGCTGGATTGTCAGTGCCAGGGACAAACTTCCAGTGGCCATCTGGAATGAGTTCTTGAATAAATGACACCCTATTCCTGACAAAGTCTTTCCAGCGAGACGGGTGCAAGTGTATCCACGTGAGCGTGATTGATGAATCGGTCCAAAGATATGTTGGCACATGCGAGTAGTTGAGAGTAGTCTGGCAGTGTTTGACGAGTTTTGCCAACATGTGAGCCGCGGTGAGTTCCAAGCGTGGAATCGTTAGGGGTTTCAACGGTGCCACCTTGGTTTTAGAGCAAAGCAGCGTAACCTTTGCTCTCTGAGATCGAGTTGTTGGTAGGACCTTGATAAAAACTACCGCAGCCATCGCCAATTGCGAGGCATCGGAGAATCCATGGATTTCTAGAGCCGAGTTCGTGGACGAGTGGATCCATCTGGGAATCTTGATGATGTGAATCATGTTGAGTTGAGTCTTGAATGAAATCCATTTCTGACGCAGTTCGGCAGACAATGGAGTGTCCCAGCCGAGTTTTACAAGCCAAAGTTCCTGCATGAACATTTTGGCTTGAATTATGAGTGGTGATAAGAATCCCAGTGGATCAAAGATCTGAGCAATCTCTGATAAAATTGCACGCTTCGTGCATGGTTGAGTTGAGCATGGTGGCGAGTGTTTGAACGAGAATTGATCCTTGTTTGAAGACCAGTACATCCCAAGAATTTTGGTGCTGACTTCTGGATCCTCAATTTTATATTGTGTAATCACTTCCGCACGATTGAGCTGAAGTAGTTTGCGATGATTGCTTGCCCATTTGGCGAGTGGGAATCCGCCCGCCTTGCACAGACCCTCGATATCATCTGCAACTGCTTGCAATGACTCGAGATCCTCTGCGCCTCCGGAAATGTCGTCGACATACCGTCCTTTTCTGAGTGGATCGATTGCGAGTGGGAATCGATGTCCTTCATCTTCGACTAATTGAAGCAGGGCTCGAACAGCGAGAAATGGAGCTGATTTCGTCCCATAAGTAACTGTAGTGAGTTTGAAGGGAATGATGTTTCCTTCCTCATCAAACCAGAGTATTTGTTGCAGACCCTGGTCCTTTTCGTGAACTAGAATTTGTCGATACATTTTGGTGACATCTGTGATAAAGAAGAACCGGTGTTGTCGTGAGCTGATGAGTACGTCGAAGATGTTAACGAGTAATTTTGGCCCGGTATGCATGATGTCGTTGAGTGAGAGTCCTGAGCTGGTTGGTTTTGAGCCGTTGAAGACCACATGGATCTTGAAGTTGTTGTTGTCTTCTTTCAGTACCCCATGGTGGGGTAGGAAGTATTGAATTGATGATGTAGATGATGCCGCAGGCACCATATGCTTGAGTTCGAGATATTCTGCCATGAAATTCATGTAGAGTGTTTTGAGCCGAGCATCATGATCAAGACGTCGCATGAGGTGTTGTAAGCAGCGACGAGCTGCTGTGTATGAGTTCCCCAGCTGTTGCGGGTCTGATATCAATGGCAGTCTGACGATGTATCTGCCAGAACTGTCTCGAGTGTGAGTGTCCCGGGAGTGAGCTTCACAAGCCTCTTCTTCGGGAGTTAATGAGCGTAGTTGAGTTGGACTGACCTTTTCTGGGAGCCAGAATCGAGTTAATAAGTCTTGAAGATCTTGATCATGATGATTGGAGACAGCATGATGAATTCTCAGTGGTTTGTTGAGCCGAGCTTGGACTGGACCAATGATAATCCAGCCAAAGATGGTATTTTGAGCGAGTAATCCAGGAGATTTGCACTTGATGATCTCGCCAGTGATGACCTGGCCGTAGTAATCAGCTCCAAGGATGACATCCGTTGGACCTGGGGTTCCAAACTCTGGATCTGCGAGCGTGAGATGCGAGTACTGTGCCAAGTCGGTATTTTGGACTTGGTCAGATGGTAATCGAGCAGTTAAGCCACTGAGGATGTGAGCCTTTATCGTGAGTGATTGATCCGAGTGGTATGAGCGCAGAGTGAGAGTTGCACATCCCCTGGTATGGCCAGCTTTAGCTGCACCTATCCCTAGGATGGTAAGGTGTGATCGGACacgaaaaatattgagcatTCTTGCCAATGAATCTGAAACAAAGGATATCTCAGAACCGGTATCTAAGAAAATGCGTATTAGATGAGTACTTAACTTGGTCACTACGTAGACTTGACAAGTCGCGAGTAACGTAGCGTAATAATGAGTT
This window of the Microplitis mediator isolate UGA2020A chromosome 8, iyMicMedi2.1, whole genome shotgun sequence genome carries:
- the LOC130673833 gene encoding uncharacterized protein LOC130673833 — translated: MLNIFRVRSHLTILGIGAAKAGHTRGCATLTLRSYHSDQSLTIKAHILSGLTARLPSDQVQNTDLAQYSHLTLADPEFGTPGPTDVILGADYYGQVITGEIIKCKSPGLLAQNTIFGWIIIGPVQARLNKPLRIHHAVSNHHDQDLQDLLTRFWLPEKVSPTQLRSLTPEEEACEAHSRDTHTRDSSGRYIVRLPLISDPQQLGNSYTAARRCLQHLMRRLDHDARLKTLYMNFMAEYLELKHMVPAASSTSSIQYFLPHHGVLKEDNNNFKIHVVFNGSKPTSSGLSLNDIMHTGPKLLVNIFDVLISSRQHRFFFITDVTKMYRQILVHEKDQGLQQILWFDEEGNIIPFKLTTVTYGTKSAPFLAVRALLQLVEDEGHRFPLAIDPLRKGRYVDDISGGAEDLESLQAVADDIEGLCKAGGFPLAKWASNHRKLLQLNRAEVITQYKIEDPEVSTKILGMYWSSNKDQFSFKHSPPCSTQPCTKRAILSEIAQIFDPLGFLSPLIIQAKMFMQELWLVKLGWDTPLSAELRQKWISFKTQLNMIHIIKIPRWIHSSTNSALEIHGFSDASQLAMAAVVFIKVLPTTRSQRAKVTLLCSKTKVAPLKPLTIPRLELTAAHMLAKLVKHCQTTLNYSHVPTYLWTDSSITLTWIHLHPSRWKDFVRNRVSFIQELIPDGHWKFVPGTDNPADCATRGLTTSQLKTHQLWWSGPSWLLEDSPSWPTSPIHVDADTHLEELPVKSLYVSAQPLNSAWTLMERPIPLLRMLRVTAICGRVRDIIKRIPHSTLARPLTSTEINRALQFCIKETQRIHFYSELQLLAKQASWPKDHPFARLVAYQDTDGIIRVGGRLENAPNSDQQKHPAILPRDAALTRLVISDAHQRTMHGGTQLTLAHTRLRYWIIGGRQPVRSHILKCLVCARHRGVRAQQLMGQLPTQRVTPAPPFSHTGVDYAGPVSIKSWKGRGSRIYKGWICVFVCLTTSAVHVDLVSDYSSSGFIAALRRFIHRRGVCTALYSDCGTTFQGAYSELKRLFTQGTQESHALLDWATVHQIIWHFNPPTAPHMDGKWEAAVKSVKHHLTRTLGESAFTFEELTTLLTQVEGILNSRPLEALSDDPQDPSSLTPGHFLIGRPIVAIPEPSLMDTEVSRLSRWQFIQQRVQHFWNHWSTSYIQRHLARTKWHHARNDIKLGSLVLLTDERTPPTRWPLAKVTALHPGKDNLTRVVTIQTATGTLTRPIAKLALLPLAPEPDA